Proteins encoded in a region of the Panicum hallii strain FIL2 chromosome 3, PHallii_v3.1, whole genome shotgun sequence genome:
- the LOC112884952 gene encoding paired amphipathic helix protein Sin3-like 3 — translation MAPPAPAPPPQGNLTTSDALTYLKDVKEKFQDRRHKYDEFLEVMRDFKSNKIDTAGVILRVKTLFHGHSDLILGFNAFLPKGYEIKLEDLDKKPVDFAMAISFVNKIKSRFQQEDHVYKSFLGILNMYRMHNKPIQDVYEEVATLFHGHPDLLEEFKHFLPENPTPPQAATVSRVRHDEKNTTMHSARSVQTIKRERAFPPTADPDSSVDRPDPEHVVQRCTEEKNRNACHSQDRRDYETNDKYDNRELYGRKPQRKVEGTGDDTLGGPSTSPLPFNDNYVLKSSNTQEFHFCEKVKVKLEPEAYQKFLKCLHIYSQEIITRSELKRLVKDILQHYPDLVNGFNEFLEHCENIDGFLEGILKERQTSRTVKTMEKDRDKEHDGQGDPEKERYKERGKPEKASPFNSKEGASHKATAFPSKEKYNLCKPISELDLSNCQRCTPSYRLLPKNYPMPPASNLTDIGAAVLNDLWVSVTSGSEDYSFKHMRKNQYEESLFRCEDDRFELDILLESVNSTIKRVEELVEKMDKSLKPDSSIHIDEHLTCLNMRCIERVYGDHGLDVVDVLRKNADVALPVILTRLKQKQEEWSRCQSDFNKIWAEIYAKNYHKSLDHRSFYFKQQDTKNLSAKVLLAEIKEINEKKRKGDDVLLAVAAGNRRPIVPNMSFEYVDSDIHEDLYQIIKYSCGELCSSSDQVDKVMRIWTTFLEPILGIQHRGHGTEDAGMVKAKSRARKVGLACGEKRNNATPNGTVAVKPANGDENILKECVQPPRAIFVNEATADAQDCSHEGEQTFGRGDDLPNAALHGRVQNTSSAADKVATAQNNSTKGSVGNTDLSPSEKNQCRANMDLVAGNTTSAGAKAVVEMKGGNETIPSTGKREAGTIKSLYGVGANPFNKYSGSHNNLKPEREEGELSPNGDFEEENFGVFQVEASDGTSKLKEGSACRPLQGRHKEVVKFAGENHDDADDEGDESAQRSTEDSENASEAGEDASGSESGGGEEFSREDHEEEEDDMDPDTNAQSEGGAEVTDAQDLDVGISLPFSERLHSTVKPLYKYVASTLQNHDDKDTHIFYGNDSFYVLFRLHQILYERILSAKTNSSTSEKKWKASKDTKSSDQYSKFISALYSLLDGSSDSTKFEDDCRSIIGTQSYVLFTLDKLIYKVVKQLQVVASDEMDNKLLQLYLYEKSRSPGRFLDLVYHENARVLLHDESIYRFECHSNPTRLSVQLMEYGNEKPEVTAVTFDPTFSQYLYNDYLSSIPDTKLADDVFLRRNKRKQGGNDDSPASLKTMDNIMFVNGLECKISCKTSKVSYVLDTEDFLFRMRKRRRAPSSGTMPAKANFAKAYSVKSQEFHRFLSRP, via the exons atggcgccgccggcgccggcgccgccgccgcaggggAACCTCACCACCAGCGACGCCCTCACCTACCTCAAGGACGTCAAGGAGAAGTTCCAGGACAGGCGCCACAAGTACGACGAGTTCCTCGAGGTCATGCGCGATTTCAAGAGCAACAAGATCGACACCGCCGGCGTCATCCTCCGCGTCAAGACCCTGTTCCATGGCCACTCCGACCTGATCCTCGGCTTCAACGCTTTCCTCCCCAAGGGGTACGAGATCAAGCTCGAGGACCTCGACAAGAAGCCCGTCGATTTTGCCATGGCCATCAGCTTTGTCAACAAGATTAAG AGCCGATTCCAGCAGGAGGACCATGTCTACAAGTCATTCCTCGGAATCCTCAACATGTACCGCATGCATAACAAGCCCATCCAAGACGTTTATGAGGAG GTCGCGACACTGTTCCATGGCCATCCTGATTTGCTTGAGGAGTTCAAGCATTTCTTGCCTGAAAACCCCACGCCTCCACAGGCAGCCACCGTCTCTAGAGTCAGACATGATGAGAAGAACACTACAATGCATTCTGCTAGGAGTGTTCAGACCATCAAG AGGGAGAGAGCTTTTCCGCCAACTGCTGATCCTGACTCCAGTGTTGATCGCCCTGATCCTGAGCATGTTGTCCAGAGGTGTACTGAGGAGAAAAATCGTAATGCCTGCCACAGTCAGGATAGAAGAGATTATGAAACGAATGATAAATATGACAATAGAGAGCTATATGGCCGTAAACCACAAAGAAAGGTGGAGGGTACAGGTGATGATACACTAGGGGGGCCTAGCACCTCTCCTTTACCATTCAATGATAATTATGTACTGAAAA GTTCAAACACACAAGAGTTTCACTTTTGCGAAAAAGTGAAGGTGAAGCTAGAGCCCGAAGCTTACCAAAAGTTCTTGAAATGCCTTCACATATACAGCCAAGAAATAATTACAAGAAGTGAATTGAAAAGATTG GTAAAGGACATACTTCAGCACTACCCCGATCTTGTGAATGGATTCAATGAATTCTTGGAACACTGTGAAAACATAG ATGGCTTTCTGGAAGGAATCTTAAAGGAAA GGCAAACATCACGGACAGTTAAGACTATGGAAAAAGATAGAGACAAAGAGCATGATGGGCAGGGAGATCCTGAGAAAGAGAGATATAAGGAAAGGGGAAAACCTGAAAAAGCATCGCCATTCAATTCTAAGGAAGGAGCTAGTCACAAAGCTACTGCATTCCCAAGCAAAGAAAAATATAACTTATGCAAACCAATATCAGAGCTTGATCTGTCAAACTGTCAGCGGTGCACTCCAAGTTACCGACTTTTGCCTAAAAAT TATCCAATGCCTCCTGCGAGCAACCTGACTGACATCGGAGCTGCAGTGCTTAATGATCTCTGGGTATCAGTGACCTCAGGAAGTGAAGACTATTCATTTAAGCACATGCGCAAAAATCAGTATGAAGAAAGCTTGTTTAGATGTGAAGATGACAG GTTTGAGCTGGACATACTGTTGGAATCCGTTAATTCCACAATTAAGCGGGTTGAAGAGTTGGTAGAAAAGATGGACAAATCACTTAAACCAGACAGCTCTATCCACATTGATGAACATTTGACTT GTCTGAATATGAGGTGCATTGAGCGGGTATATGGTGACCATGGACTTGATGTCGTGGATGTTCTTCGCAAAAACGCTGATGTGGCATTACCAGTTATTTTAACCAGGCTTAAACAAAAGCAGGAGGAATGGTCAAGGTGCCAGTCagattttaataaaatttggGCTGAAATATATGCAAAAAATTATCACAAGTCTCTTGACCATCGCAGTTTCTATTTCAAACAACAAGATACAAAGAATCTGAGCGCAAAAG TTCTGTTGGCTGAGATTAAAGAAATCaatgagaagaaaaggaaggggGATGATGTGCTACTTGCAGTTGCAGCTGGCAACAGGCGGCCTATAGTTCCCAATATGTCATTTGAGTATGTAGATTCAGACATTCACGAAGATCTTTACCAGATCATCAAATACTCTTGTGGAGAACTCTGCAGTTCTTCAGATCAAGTTGACAAAGTTATGAGAATCTGGACAACATTTTTGGAGCCTATATTGGGTATTCAACATCGAGGTCATGGCACTGAAGATGCAGGTATGGTGAAAGCAAAGAGTCGAGCCAGAAAAGTTGGTTTGGCATGTGGTGAGAAAAGAAATAATGCAACACCAAATGGTACAGTTGCTGTTAAGCCTGCCAATGGTGATGAAAATATTCTAAAGGAATGTGTACAACCTCCTCGTGCTATATTTGTAAATGAAGCTACAGCAGACGCCCAAGATTGTTCCCATGAAGGTGAGCAAACTTTCGGCAGAGGTGATGACCTACCAAACGCTGCACTGCATGGAAGAGTACAAAACACCAGTTCTGCAGCTGACAAAGTAGCTACTGCACAAAACAACTCCACCAAAGGATCTGTGGGGAACACTGATCTTTCTCCAAGTGAAAAAAATCAGTGTAGAGCAAATATGGACCTTGTAGCAG GTAATACTACCTCTGCTGGAGCTAAGGCTGTGGTTGAAATGAAGGGTGGGAATGAAACAATTCCATCTACAGGG AAAAGAGAAGCTGGGACGATCAAATCTTTGTATGGAGTGGGTGCTAATCCATTTAATAAATATTCTGGTTCACACAACAATTTAAAGCCAGAAAGAGAAGAGGGTGAATTATCTCCTAATGGTGATTTTGAAGAGGAAAACTTTGGTGTTTTCCAAGTTGAAGCTTCAGATGGAACTTCTAAACTAAAGGAAGGTTCAGCCTGCAGACCTCTCCAGGGTAGACATAAGGAAGTTGTCAAGTTTGCTGGCGAAAATCATGATGATGCAGATGATGAAGGTGATGAGAGTGCCCAGAGGTCTACAGAGGATAGTGAAAATGCATCTGAGGCTGGTGAAGATGCCTCTGGCAGCGAATCTGGTGGTGGCGAGGAATTTTCTCGAGAAGATcatgaggaagaagaggatgaTATGGACCCTGATACGAATGCCCAAAGTGAGGGTGGGGCAGAGGTTACGGATGCACAAGATCTGGATGTAGGAATATCACTGCCATTTTCAGAACGTTTGCACAGCACAGTTAAACCACTTTACAAGTATGTTGCCTCCACATTACAAAACCATGATGATAAAGATACACATATATTTTATGGAAATGATTCGTTTTATGTTCTGTTCAGGCTACATCAG ATCTTATATGAGAGAATATTGTCAGCTAAGACAAACTCTTCCACATCAGAGAAGAAGTGGAAGGCTTCAAAGGATACAAAATCTTCAGATCAATATTCGAA GTTTATCAGTGCCCTATACAGCTTGCTTGATGGTTCTTCTGACAGCACCAAATTTGAAGATGACTGCCGCTCCATCATTGGGACTCAATCCTATGTTCTCTTTACTTTAGATAAACTGATATACAAAGTTGTGAAGCAG CTTCAAGTAGTAGCATCTGATGAAATGGACAACAAGCTTCTCCAGCTTTATTTGTATGAAAAGTCCAGGTCTCCTGGGAGATTCCTTGATCTGGTATATCATGAAAATGCACGTGTCCTTCTCCATGATGAGAGCATATACCGATTTGAATGC cattcaaatcctacaagattatCTGTTCAGCTCATGGAGTATGGGAATGAAAAACCTGAAGTGACCGCTGTCACATTTGATCCAACCTTTTCACAATATCTTTATAATGATTATCTGTCAAGTATTCCAGATACCAAATTGGCTGATGATGTCTTCCTTAGGAG GAATAAGCGGAAGCAAGGGGGAAATGATGATTCCCCAGCTTCATTGAAGACCATGGACAATATCATGTTTGTCAATGGTCTTGAGTGCAAGATATCTTGCAAAACCTCAAAG GTTTCCTATGTCCTTGACACTGAGGATTTCTTATTTCGtatgaggaagaggaggagagcTCCATCTAGTGGAACCATGCCTGCAAAGGCAAATTTTGCGAAAGCTTACAGTGTAAAATCACAAGAATTTCATAGATTTCTCTCCAGGCCGTAG
- the LOC112887626 gene encoding uncharacterized protein LOC112887626 isoform X1: MLAGMEPLPDIYPLTGLQIGDIQSYISRAFLYFAPLSKKVFILVDNQPWLSAKQSRSARLWQFMVTKYRMSPFANSRAKQVPTLAAAAAAASAAAAVGESDAMRRWFAVADLSRALHGFLVFEVSWRDVHGINYLNELLTDTSLALEARYMKKWEFYSAEQAAGCTHLWFLGRATEARALRGYLAALHAHSDPSEQLEECGIALRRTCSSSSLSAVSEDDDDGPAGGEPGHSGGMPRYSSEADYIGSPSASARARRARAEAPFVAPAQYSDTLILFRFRDSLLPVKLRQIIMSDIRLLTLLESGLPPWVIFFQSYPLLCQLYRPWMRPLVRSLYLLASLVTVLIGFYDLYKNVPLLKSAAARICGPLFGWIETWDMMTRIQYLGTILFLRNLRKCLQSLLALLRAAQAVLRAVAAPLADAAGPLLSACAELGGLVAEGLAPAWALLVDLAEVLWAPFDLVLDSVAGCLGPLLQVAMLPARAAAALAGCAGTLLSATYNFSKDIWETMSSIFELNHMSEAAQQSAFDMSQIKTLWNDLFSQIFRALRGILNGISVFFASCNRHRLSIYNHAQSRLRHMLRVTRLAPSSCRCKHRGRRRPGKNSEGDAVVECDVCK, translated from the exons TGG GGACATCCAATCCTACATCTCGCGGGCGTTCCTCTACTTCGCCCCGCTCAGTAAGAAGGTGTTCATCCTCGTGGACAACCAGCCCTGGCTGTCGGCCAAGCAGTCGCGGTCCGCGAGGCTGTGGCAGTTCATGGTCACCAAG TACAGGATGTCTCCGTTCGCGAACTCGCGCGCGAAGCAGGTCCCGACgttggccgcggcggcggcggccgcctcggccgccgccgccgtcggggaGAGCGACGCGATGCGGCGGTGGTTCGCGGTGGCGGACCTGAGCCGGGCGCTGCACGGGTTCCTGGTGTTCGAGGTGTCGTGGCGCGACGTGCACGGCATCAACTACCTCAACGAGCTGCTGACGGACACGTCCCTGGCGCTGGAGGCGCGCTACATGAAGAAGTGGGAGTTCTACAGCGCGGAGCAGGCGGCCGGGTGCACGCACCTCTGGTTCCTCGGCCGCGCCACCGAGGCGCGGGCGCTGCGGGGCTACCTCGCCGCCCTGCACGCGCACTCGGACCCCAGCGAGCAGCTGGAGGAGTGCGGCATCGCGCTGCGCCGGACGTGCTCGTCCTCGTCCCTCAGCGCCGTctccgaggacgacgacgacggccccgccggcggcgagccggGCCACAGCGGCGGCATGCCCCGGTACTCCTCGGAGGCCGACTACATCGGCTCCCCGTCGGCCTCGGCCAGGGCCCGGCGGGCGCGCGCCGAGGCCCCGTTCGTGGCCCCCGCGCAGTACAGCGACACGCTGATCCTGTTCCGGTTCCGGGACAGCCTGCTGCCGGTGAAGCTGCGGCAGATCATCATGTCGGACATCCGGCTGCTGACGCTCCTCGAGTCCGGCCTGCCGCCGTGGGTCATCTTCTTCCAGTCGTACCCGCTGCTGTGCCAGCTGTACAGGCCGTGGATGCGGCCGCTGGTGCGGAGCCTGTACCTGCTGGCGTCCCTCGTCACCGTGCTCATCGGCTTCTACGACCTCTACAAGAACGTGCCGCTGCTCaagtccgcggcggcgcgcatcTGCGGCCCGCTCTTCGGGTGGATCGAGACGTGGGACATGATGACCCGGATCCAGTACCTGGGCACCATCCTCTTCCTCCGCAACCTGCGCAAGTGCCTGCAGAGCCTGCTGGCGCTGCtgcgcgcggcgcaggcggtgCTCCGGGCCGTGGCGGCGCCGCTGGCCGACGCCGCGGGGCCGCTGCTGTCCGCCTGCGCCGAGCTGGGCGGCCTGGTGGCGGAGGGCCTGGCCCCGGCGTGGGCGCTGCTGGTGGACCTGGCGGAGGTGCTGTGGGCACCCTTCGACCTGGTCCTGGACAGCGTGGCCGGGTGCCTGGGGCCGCTGCTGCAGGTGGCGATGCTGccggcgcgcgccgccgcggcgctggcGGGCTGCGCGGGCACGCTGCTCTCCGCCACCTACAACTTCTCCAAGGACATCTGGGAGACCATGAGCAGCATCTTCGAGCTCAACCACATGTCGGAGGCGGCGCAGCAGAGCGCCTTCGACATGTCGCAGATCAAGACGCTCTGGAACGACCTCTTCTCCCAG ATCTTCCGCGCCCTCAGGGGCATACTCAATGGCATATCGGTGTTCTTCGCGTCCTGCAATAGGCACAGGCTCAG CATCTACAACCATGCGCAGTCAAGGCTGCGGCACATGCTCCGCGTCACCAGGCTGGCGCCGAGCTCGTGTCGATGCAAGCACAGGGGGAGACGCCGTCCGGGGAAGAACAGTGAG GGTGATGCGGTGGTGGAATGCGATGTCTGCAAGTGA
- the LOC112885150 gene encoding auxilin-related protein 2-like: MGPEPEATTPPRPEAAPQEEGTRPAATTEASATEPGIEVRPSPAELAAEGTAATAEAAAPEAAEVVEVAAPEAVEVAAPEATEAAAPEAAETAAPEVAEVASSAAPLAEEEEPEVVLGRSLLPSTAELEAKRLRLSDWEVRLGDRINSVSARYAEERAKVAQGHGLLQEELEQARVREAAALQREIEARRRETEALEGLIAVEEMKQAVADRDRVARELAAQARKASAAIEAEKSALADLAAAAAKKEEWLAAREAEEEREAVLREREAKVEELLAERGASTDRITRWVGTVNPLLESLGANPIWVTGAPSPLSAALQVLDTTAERLRDVEANIQDLLETEGREVAREVAEYIVTSFRSHDPAIQLTPVLVGPLLATVAAARERVLEAAGMVAARLRRRPEPAEGGSASGPPEQ, encoded by the exons ATGGGCCCGGAGCCGGaggccaccacaccgccgcggcccgaagctgccccccaggaggagggcACCAGGCCCGCTGCGACGACCGAGGCATCGGCAACAGAGCCGGGCATCGAGGTCAGGCCCTCTCCAGCCGAGCTAGCAGCAGAGGGGACCGCTGCCACGGCGGAGGCTGCAGCgccagaggcagcggaggtggtggaggtcgcagcaccagaggcagtgGAGGTGGCTGCACCGGAggcgacagaggcggcggcaccggaggcagcaGAGACAGCGGCACCGGAGGTCGCCGAAGTTGCCAGCAGCGCCGCCCCAttggcagaggaggaggaaccggaggtggtgctggggaggAGCCTCCTCCCaagcacagcggag ctggaggccaAGCGCCTCcgactctccgactgggaggtccgcctgggcGACCGCATCAACtccgtctccgcccgctacgccgaggagcgcgccaagGTAGCGCAGGGGCACGGGCTTctgcaggaggagctggagcaagcTCGCgtccgggaggcggcggcgctccaacGGGAGATAGAGGCCAGGCGGCGGGAAACGGAAGCCCTTGAGGGGCTGATCGCCGTGGAGGAGATGAAGCAGGCGGTGGCAGACAGGGATCGGGtcgcccgggagctggcggcCCAGGCCAGGAAGGCGTCAGCTGCGATCGAGGCGGAGAAGTCCGCCCTCGCAgatttggcggcggcggcagcaaagaaagaagaatggCTGGCCGCCcgtgaagcagaggag gagcgcgaggcgGTCCTTCgagagagggaggccaaggtggaggagctcCTGGCGGAGCGGGGCGCCAGCACCGATCGGATTACGAGATGGGTTGGCACGGTGAACCCACTGCTCGAATCGCTCGgggccaaccccatctgggtgACAGGGGCACCTTCACCCCTCAGCGCCGCGCTCCAGGTCCTGGACACCACTGCTGAGCGGCTTCGGGACGTGGAGGCCAACAttcaggacctcctggagacggaAGGGCGTGAAGTTGCTCGGGAGGTGGCGGAGTACATtgtcaccagcttccggagccacgaccccgccatccAGCTGACCCCTGttctggtcggacccctccTGGCGACGGTGGCTGCCGCGCGGGAAAGAGTCCTGGAAGCGGCGGGCATGGTCGCAGCTCgcctccggcgccgccccgAACCTGCAGAAGGTGGGagtgcctccggaccaccagagcaATAG
- the LOC112887626 gene encoding uncharacterized protein LOC112887626 isoform X2, with translation MEPLPDIYPLTGLQIGDIQSYISRAFLYFAPLSKKVFILVDNQPWLSAKQSRSARLWQFMVTKYRMSPFANSRAKQVPTLAAAAAAASAAAAVGESDAMRRWFAVADLSRALHGFLVFEVSWRDVHGINYLNELLTDTSLALEARYMKKWEFYSAEQAAGCTHLWFLGRATEARALRGYLAALHAHSDPSEQLEECGIALRRTCSSSSLSAVSEDDDDGPAGGEPGHSGGMPRYSSEADYIGSPSASARARRARAEAPFVAPAQYSDTLILFRFRDSLLPVKLRQIIMSDIRLLTLLESGLPPWVIFFQSYPLLCQLYRPWMRPLVRSLYLLASLVTVLIGFYDLYKNVPLLKSAAARICGPLFGWIETWDMMTRIQYLGTILFLRNLRKCLQSLLALLRAAQAVLRAVAAPLADAAGPLLSACAELGGLVAEGLAPAWALLVDLAEVLWAPFDLVLDSVAGCLGPLLQVAMLPARAAAALAGCAGTLLSATYNFSKDIWETMSSIFELNHMSEAAQQSAFDMSQIKTLWNDLFSQIFRALRGILNGISVFFASCNRHRLSIYNHAQSRLRHMLRVTRLAPSSCRCKHRGRRRPGKNSEGDAVVECDVCK, from the exons TGG GGACATCCAATCCTACATCTCGCGGGCGTTCCTCTACTTCGCCCCGCTCAGTAAGAAGGTGTTCATCCTCGTGGACAACCAGCCCTGGCTGTCGGCCAAGCAGTCGCGGTCCGCGAGGCTGTGGCAGTTCATGGTCACCAAG TACAGGATGTCTCCGTTCGCGAACTCGCGCGCGAAGCAGGTCCCGACgttggccgcggcggcggcggccgcctcggccgccgccgccgtcggggaGAGCGACGCGATGCGGCGGTGGTTCGCGGTGGCGGACCTGAGCCGGGCGCTGCACGGGTTCCTGGTGTTCGAGGTGTCGTGGCGCGACGTGCACGGCATCAACTACCTCAACGAGCTGCTGACGGACACGTCCCTGGCGCTGGAGGCGCGCTACATGAAGAAGTGGGAGTTCTACAGCGCGGAGCAGGCGGCCGGGTGCACGCACCTCTGGTTCCTCGGCCGCGCCACCGAGGCGCGGGCGCTGCGGGGCTACCTCGCCGCCCTGCACGCGCACTCGGACCCCAGCGAGCAGCTGGAGGAGTGCGGCATCGCGCTGCGCCGGACGTGCTCGTCCTCGTCCCTCAGCGCCGTctccgaggacgacgacgacggccccgccggcggcgagccggGCCACAGCGGCGGCATGCCCCGGTACTCCTCGGAGGCCGACTACATCGGCTCCCCGTCGGCCTCGGCCAGGGCCCGGCGGGCGCGCGCCGAGGCCCCGTTCGTGGCCCCCGCGCAGTACAGCGACACGCTGATCCTGTTCCGGTTCCGGGACAGCCTGCTGCCGGTGAAGCTGCGGCAGATCATCATGTCGGACATCCGGCTGCTGACGCTCCTCGAGTCCGGCCTGCCGCCGTGGGTCATCTTCTTCCAGTCGTACCCGCTGCTGTGCCAGCTGTACAGGCCGTGGATGCGGCCGCTGGTGCGGAGCCTGTACCTGCTGGCGTCCCTCGTCACCGTGCTCATCGGCTTCTACGACCTCTACAAGAACGTGCCGCTGCTCaagtccgcggcggcgcgcatcTGCGGCCCGCTCTTCGGGTGGATCGAGACGTGGGACATGATGACCCGGATCCAGTACCTGGGCACCATCCTCTTCCTCCGCAACCTGCGCAAGTGCCTGCAGAGCCTGCTGGCGCTGCtgcgcgcggcgcaggcggtgCTCCGGGCCGTGGCGGCGCCGCTGGCCGACGCCGCGGGGCCGCTGCTGTCCGCCTGCGCCGAGCTGGGCGGCCTGGTGGCGGAGGGCCTGGCCCCGGCGTGGGCGCTGCTGGTGGACCTGGCGGAGGTGCTGTGGGCACCCTTCGACCTGGTCCTGGACAGCGTGGCCGGGTGCCTGGGGCCGCTGCTGCAGGTGGCGATGCTGccggcgcgcgccgccgcggcgctggcGGGCTGCGCGGGCACGCTGCTCTCCGCCACCTACAACTTCTCCAAGGACATCTGGGAGACCATGAGCAGCATCTTCGAGCTCAACCACATGTCGGAGGCGGCGCAGCAGAGCGCCTTCGACATGTCGCAGATCAAGACGCTCTGGAACGACCTCTTCTCCCAG ATCTTCCGCGCCCTCAGGGGCATACTCAATGGCATATCGGTGTTCTTCGCGTCCTGCAATAGGCACAGGCTCAG CATCTACAACCATGCGCAGTCAAGGCTGCGGCACATGCTCCGCGTCACCAGGCTGGCGCCGAGCTCGTGTCGATGCAAGCACAGGGGGAGACGCCGTCCGGGGAAGAACAGTGAG GGTGATGCGGTGGTGGAATGCGATGTCTGCAAGTGA
- the LOC112887626 gene encoding uncharacterized protein LOC112887626 isoform X3 yields MSPFANSRAKQVPTLAAAAAAASAAAAVGESDAMRRWFAVADLSRALHGFLVFEVSWRDVHGINYLNELLTDTSLALEARYMKKWEFYSAEQAAGCTHLWFLGRATEARALRGYLAALHAHSDPSEQLEECGIALRRTCSSSSLSAVSEDDDDGPAGGEPGHSGGMPRYSSEADYIGSPSASARARRARAEAPFVAPAQYSDTLILFRFRDSLLPVKLRQIIMSDIRLLTLLESGLPPWVIFFQSYPLLCQLYRPWMRPLVRSLYLLASLVTVLIGFYDLYKNVPLLKSAAARICGPLFGWIETWDMMTRIQYLGTILFLRNLRKCLQSLLALLRAAQAVLRAVAAPLADAAGPLLSACAELGGLVAEGLAPAWALLVDLAEVLWAPFDLVLDSVAGCLGPLLQVAMLPARAAAALAGCAGTLLSATYNFSKDIWETMSSIFELNHMSEAAQQSAFDMSQIKTLWNDLFSQIFRALRGILNGISVFFASCNRHRLSIYNHAQSRLRHMLRVTRLAPSSCRCKHRGRRRPGKNSEGDAVVECDVCK; encoded by the exons ATGTCTCCGTTCGCGAACTCGCGCGCGAAGCAGGTCCCGACgttggccgcggcggcggcggccgcctcggccgccgccgccgtcggggaGAGCGACGCGATGCGGCGGTGGTTCGCGGTGGCGGACCTGAGCCGGGCGCTGCACGGGTTCCTGGTGTTCGAGGTGTCGTGGCGCGACGTGCACGGCATCAACTACCTCAACGAGCTGCTGACGGACACGTCCCTGGCGCTGGAGGCGCGCTACATGAAGAAGTGGGAGTTCTACAGCGCGGAGCAGGCGGCCGGGTGCACGCACCTCTGGTTCCTCGGCCGCGCCACCGAGGCGCGGGCGCTGCGGGGCTACCTCGCCGCCCTGCACGCGCACTCGGACCCCAGCGAGCAGCTGGAGGAGTGCGGCATCGCGCTGCGCCGGACGTGCTCGTCCTCGTCCCTCAGCGCCGTctccgaggacgacgacgacggccccgccggcggcgagccggGCCACAGCGGCGGCATGCCCCGGTACTCCTCGGAGGCCGACTACATCGGCTCCCCGTCGGCCTCGGCCAGGGCCCGGCGGGCGCGCGCCGAGGCCCCGTTCGTGGCCCCCGCGCAGTACAGCGACACGCTGATCCTGTTCCGGTTCCGGGACAGCCTGCTGCCGGTGAAGCTGCGGCAGATCATCATGTCGGACATCCGGCTGCTGACGCTCCTCGAGTCCGGCCTGCCGCCGTGGGTCATCTTCTTCCAGTCGTACCCGCTGCTGTGCCAGCTGTACAGGCCGTGGATGCGGCCGCTGGTGCGGAGCCTGTACCTGCTGGCGTCCCTCGTCACCGTGCTCATCGGCTTCTACGACCTCTACAAGAACGTGCCGCTGCTCaagtccgcggcggcgcgcatcTGCGGCCCGCTCTTCGGGTGGATCGAGACGTGGGACATGATGACCCGGATCCAGTACCTGGGCACCATCCTCTTCCTCCGCAACCTGCGCAAGTGCCTGCAGAGCCTGCTGGCGCTGCtgcgcgcggcgcaggcggtgCTCCGGGCCGTGGCGGCGCCGCTGGCCGACGCCGCGGGGCCGCTGCTGTCCGCCTGCGCCGAGCTGGGCGGCCTGGTGGCGGAGGGCCTGGCCCCGGCGTGGGCGCTGCTGGTGGACCTGGCGGAGGTGCTGTGGGCACCCTTCGACCTGGTCCTGGACAGCGTGGCCGGGTGCCTGGGGCCGCTGCTGCAGGTGGCGATGCTGccggcgcgcgccgccgcggcgctggcGGGCTGCGCGGGCACGCTGCTCTCCGCCACCTACAACTTCTCCAAGGACATCTGGGAGACCATGAGCAGCATCTTCGAGCTCAACCACATGTCGGAGGCGGCGCAGCAGAGCGCCTTCGACATGTCGCAGATCAAGACGCTCTGGAACGACCTCTTCTCCCAG ATCTTCCGCGCCCTCAGGGGCATACTCAATGGCATATCGGTGTTCTTCGCGTCCTGCAATAGGCACAGGCTCAG CATCTACAACCATGCGCAGTCAAGGCTGCGGCACATGCTCCGCGTCACCAGGCTGGCGCCGAGCTCGTGTCGATGCAAGCACAGGGGGAGACGCCGTCCGGGGAAGAACAGTGAG GGTGATGCGGTGGTGGAATGCGATGTCTGCAAGTGA